The following proteins are encoded in a genomic region of Opitutus sp.:
- a CDS encoding glycosyltransferase family 4 protein, translated as MKILFVHERFGALGGAEVNILATAEAFLNHGHETGLLHGPGTGKEESAWLQTFPSRFQYDTASSGGAALSLALRQFKPDVIFLHKMGDPVLMAALVENPVPVVRMIHDHDLICMRSYRYNPLNRSICTRATSGWCVFPCGACITRNHGPGLPLKWGSYSAKRQEIELNHKLAALVVASRYMKGELVNNGFQSDQISVHAPVPRPTGGTFESSFDSRNLVVYSGQIIRGKGVDVLLESLAKITTHFEAVIIGDGSHRAYCERLSRRLGLSHRVHFTGFVPQAELKIYHRNASVAVVSSVWPEPFGAVGLEAMRCGLPVVGFDSGGIGEWLIDGETGYLVPWMDRQQYAGRIEVLLRNKKLARTLGENGRELSERRFSFASYIRDLEGLLARTAHARPDLIESN; from the coding sequence GTGAAAATTCTTTTTGTCCACGAGCGCTTTGGCGCACTCGGCGGCGCCGAAGTCAACATCTTGGCCACCGCGGAAGCGTTTCTTAATCACGGTCATGAAACCGGGCTGCTGCACGGCCCCGGCACCGGCAAGGAGGAGTCCGCCTGGTTGCAGACGTTTCCCTCTCGCTTTCAGTACGACACGGCCAGCAGCGGAGGGGCGGCCCTCTCGCTCGCTCTTCGCCAGTTCAAGCCCGACGTTATTTTTCTGCATAAAATGGGCGACCCGGTTTTGATGGCCGCGCTGGTCGAAAACCCCGTGCCCGTGGTGCGCATGATTCATGATCACGACCTGATCTGCATGCGCAGCTACCGCTATAATCCGCTCAACCGAAGCATTTGCACCCGGGCGACATCGGGCTGGTGCGTTTTCCCCTGCGGTGCCTGCATCACGCGTAACCACGGCCCGGGCCTGCCACTTAAATGGGGCAGTTATTCGGCCAAGCGCCAGGAAATCGAGCTGAATCATAAACTCGCCGCCTTGGTCGTCGCCAGTCGCTACATGAAGGGTGAATTGGTGAACAATGGCTTCCAGTCTGATCAAATTTCGGTTCACGCACCCGTGCCTCGCCCTACCGGCGGTACCTTCGAAAGCTCCTTTGATTCCCGTAACCTAGTGGTTTATTCGGGCCAAATCATCCGCGGCAAGGGGGTCGATGTCCTGCTCGAATCTTTGGCCAAAATCACCACCCACTTCGAGGCGGTCATCATCGGTGATGGCAGCCACAGGGCTTACTGCGAGCGGCTGAGCCGACGCCTCGGGCTGAGCCACCGGGTGCATTTTACGGGATTTGTGCCCCAGGCCGAACTGAAGATTTATCACCGCAACGCCAGTGTCGCGGTGGTCAGTTCGGTTTGGCCCGAGCCGTTTGGTGCGGTGGGGCTGGAGGCCATGCGCTGCGGTCTGCCTGTGGTGGGTTTCGATTCCGGCGGGATCGGCGAATGGCTTATCGATGGCGAGACGGGCTACCTTGTGCCTTGGATGGATCGCCAGCAGTATGCCGGCCGCATCGAGGTGCTGCTGCGCAATAAAAAATTGGCGCGAACGCTGGGGGAAAATGGCCGCGAGTTGTCCGAGCGGCGCTTCAGCTTCGCAAGCTACATTCGTGATCTCGAGGGTCTGCTCGCCCGCACCGCGCATGCGCGTCCTGATCTGATTGAATCGAACTGA